CGCCACCCGGAGAAGGGGCTCTTCATCGTCGACACCGGCGTGGAGACGGCGCTGCGGGACGCGCCGGAGAAGGCCGCCATGCGCGGGCTCGTCGCCAGCGCCATGAACATGGAGAAGATGACGGTGCACGCGCCGCTGGGGGAGTGGCTGGCGAAGCAGCAACAGCCGCTGGCGGGCGTGTTCCTCACGCACCTGCATCTGGACCACATCACCGGCATGGCGGACGTGCCCGCCGGGACACCCGTCTACACCGGACCGGGTGAAGCCTCCGACCGCGCCTTCGTGAACCTCGTCGTCCAGGGCAACAGCGACCGGGCCCTGGCCGGCAAGCCGCCGCTGTCGGAGTGGACCTACGCGAGGGAGGACTCCGGCCTGTTCGACGGCGCGGTGGACATCTTCGGGGACGGCTCCGTGTGGGCGCTCTGGCTGCCCGGGCACACGCCCGGCACCACCGCGTACCTGGTGCGCTCCACGAAGGGCCCGGTGCTGCTCGCGGGGGACATCAGCCACACCCGCTGGGGCTGGGAGCACGACGTGGAGCCCGGCTCGTTCAACAACGACGCGGACCGGGCCACGGTGAGCTTCAAGAAGCTGCGCGCGTTCGCCCAGGCACACCCCGAGGTCGAGGTGCGTATGGGCCACCAACACTGACGCGCGGAGGCTTCAGTTCCGGGTGTGCTGCCGGAAGAAGTCCCACATGATGGAGGTGCCGTCCGGTCCGGACGGGTCTGCGAAGGGATAGCGCGAATCCCCACCGGGCCAGGCGTGGTCCATCCCCTGGATTTCGATGTGCCGCGCCACCAGCGAGCCGCCGTAGACGTAGTCGTCCACCGTATACGCGCGCCCGCCGGGCACACTGGCCCGCGTCACCTGCGTGGCCACCGGACGGATGCTGTCGTTGGCCACGCTGTCATCGCCGTAGTCGCTGGTCTGGAGGAACTGCCGCGTCGCCTGCCGGCCGTTGACGATGTTGACGACGCTGTCCTTCGTCCCATGCACGACGAGCACCGGCGCCGTGTGACGCGGACGGCCCGAGCACTCCCACGCGTCCCGGCCCCGGTCATCCGGGTGGTAGATGCTGCCGAAGAGCATCGCGAAGCCCGTGCCCGAAATCGTGGTAGCCGCCTTGTACATGGCGCCCGCGCCAATCATCCCCGCCGCGAACACGTCCGAGTAGCAGGCCAGCAGCGTGCCTGTGAGCACCGCGCCGGAGCTCACGCCGCCCACGTAGATGCGGCGCGCATCCACCGCGTAGTGCCGCTTCACCTGCTCCACCATGCCCACCACGAGCGCGGGCTCACCGTGGTCTCGCGTCTGGTTGAGCACCAGCATGAAGTTCCAGCACTGCGTGGGGTTCGCGAACGTCGCCTGGTTCGGGTACAGCACCAGAAACTTCTCCGCGTCCGCCTTCTCGTTGAGGCGCGAGAGGCCGGCGAACTGGCTCGGGTTCTGGAAGCAGCCGTGCAGCGCCACCACCAGGGGCAGCGGCGTGTCCGCCTGGTAACCCGTGGGCACCCAGAGCTGGAAGCCCCGGGTCCCTTCGATGCCGTGGACCCAGGTGCCGGCGCGCGCGGGGGCCGCGGCGGTGAGCGTGAGGACGGCGAGCAGCAACAACCCCGTGCGCGAGCACGTGACAGCGTTCCGCTTCATTGGCTGACTCCTTCGGGGTGGGGGAACCGCGCTCAGCCCGGCTGCCGCGCATCCGCCGCGGCGTCCTCGACTCCGGCCAGGAAGGCCTCCACTGCGTCGGCGACCTTGTCGGGCTGGTCATGCGGTGACGCATGGCCGGAATCACTCAACACCTGGAGCCGCGCGTTCGGCAGCAGGTCCACATAGGCCCGCTTCGTGGACACGGGCGTGTAGTCCCTGTCGGACGCGAGCACCAGCACCGGGCAGGTGATGCCGCCCAGGTGCCGCATGACGCTCCACCCCACCAACCCCTTCGTCGCGCGCAGGTACGCGTCCGGGTCGTTGGCGCTGAATATCTCCAGCGCGCGCTGGCGAAGCGCTTCCTGCTCGGGCTTGGGGAAGAGCTTGGGCGCCAGGACCTTCGCCAGCACGGAGGGCCCCAGCAGCTTCAGCAGCGTCAGCCGCAGGCCGAACTCGAGCTTGCGGCGCAGCGTGTGCGCCACCAGCTCCGGCCCGCTGTTGACGATGACCAGGCTGCGCACCAGCTCCGGCCGGTCCACCGCGAGCTGGAACCCCATCATCCCGCCCATGGACAGGCCCACCACGTGGACGCCGGTGAGACCCAGCGCGTCACACAGCCCGGCGATGTCCCGAGCGAAGCGCGGCACGCCATAGGCGCCCGGCGGCTTTCCGCTGCGGCCATGCCCCCGCGCATCGGGAACGATGACGCGATGGCGGCCCGTCAGTCTGGGTGCCACGGACTCCCAGTCCCGGCCAGAGGAGCCAAGCCCGTGAAGAAGCAGCACGGGGGTGCCCTCACCCGATTCCTCGAAGTAGAGGGAGAGCTCCTCCAACTGGAGCAACGGCATGTTCGGACCCCAGATTCAGGTAGGAAGCGTGTCGAACCGCAGGTCCGAAGCTACATGAACGAACGTTCGTTTTTCAAGAGTACCCCATGAGCACCTCCCCCCGCTCTCGCCTGCGCGCCACGGATGCCCGCCTCCCCCCCACGGCGGCAGCCCCTCCCGAAGGCACGCGCCGACGCATCCTGGAGACGGCCCTGCAGCTCTTCGCGAGCCGCGGCTATCACGACACGTCCATTCGGGACCTGGCGTCAGCCCTGGAGCTGCGGCCCAGCGCGCTGTACGCCCACTTCGCGGCCAAGGACCACG
The Myxococcus virescens DNA segment above includes these coding regions:
- a CDS encoding MBL fold metallo-hydrolase, which codes for MRNRSLALSFATVLATAALTGCAVTSHGVQPSALGKARPSSELLPMLTQPGPVELETVVSCDWAVERGGLINLDHPTAKRAGLEDGDEPVQVFFHALRHPEKGLFIVDTGVETALRDAPEKAAMRGLVASAMNMEKMTVHAPLGEWLAKQQQPLAGVFLTHLHLDHITGMADVPAGTPVYTGPGEASDRAFVNLVVQGNSDRALAGKPPLSEWTYAREDSGLFDGAVDIFGDGSVWALWLPGHTPGTTAYLVRSTKGPVLLAGDISHTRWGWEHDVEPGSFNNDADRATVSFKKLRAFAQAHPEVEVRMGHQH
- a CDS encoding extracellular catalytic domain type 1 short-chain-length polyhydroxyalkanoate depolymerase, which translates into the protein MKRNAVTCSRTGLLLLAVLTLTAAAPARAGTWVHGIEGTRGFQLWVPTGYQADTPLPLVVALHGCFQNPSQFAGLSRLNEKADAEKFLVLYPNQATFANPTQCWNFMLVLNQTRDHGEPALVVGMVEQVKRHYAVDARRIYVGGVSSGAVLTGTLLACYSDVFAAGMIGAGAMYKAATTISGTGFAMLFGSIYHPDDRGRDAWECSGRPRHTAPVLVVHGTKDSVVNIVNGRQATRQFLQTSDYGDDSVANDSIRPVATQVTRASVPGGRAYTVDDYVYGGSLVARHIEIQGMDHAWPGGDSRYPFADPSGPDGTSIMWDFFRQHTRN
- a CDS encoding alpha/beta fold hydrolase, with amino-acid sequence MPLLQLEELSLYFEESGEGTPVLLLHGLGSSGRDWESVAPRLTGRHRVIVPDARGHGRSGKPPGAYGVPRFARDIAGLCDALGLTGVHVVGLSMGGMMGFQLAVDRPELVRSLVIVNSGPELVAHTLRRKLEFGLRLTLLKLLGPSVLAKVLAPKLFPKPEQEALRQRALEIFSANDPDAYLRATKGLVGWSVMRHLGGITCPVLVLASDRDYTPVSTKRAYVDLLPNARLQVLSDSGHASPHDQPDKVADAVEAFLAGVEDAAADARQPG